A portion of the Parasteatoda tepidariorum isolate YZ-2023 chromosome 5, CAS_Ptep_4.0, whole genome shotgun sequence genome contains these proteins:
- the LOC107442810 gene encoding uncharacterized protein, which produces MATTPPTTTAEEQISHVSVKPPPFWKPNPTLWFIRLEALFNLAKITVEETKFNHVVAALDADVLTSVSDILLSPPQDYPYAALKKRLIDSHSESESSRIRTLLQGLELGDQRPSQLLARMRSLSGSSVGELLLKSLWLGRLPHNTQSILAALNQELSQLATVADKIHETCNPHSINAASVVKPKTTCDMEAQIAQLSRQLSELTALVHRQNDPQNQRNKHVRKRSNSQRFKQFKEPINGQCFYHTNFGIKAKKCTPPCSFPHTLEN; this is translated from the coding sequence ATGGCTACGACTCCTCCTACAACCACCGCAGAAGAGCAAATTTCGCATGTTAGTGTTAAACCACCTCCATTTTGGAAACCCAATCCTACTCTTTGGTTTATCAGATTAGAAGCGCTGTTTAATCTTGCAAAAATAACTGTtgaagaaactaaatttaatcacGTGGTAGCGGCACTAGACGCCGATGTGTTAACTTCCGTTAGTGATATTCTACTTAGTCCACCCCAGGATTATCCTTACGCGGCTTTAAAAAAGCGCTTAATTGATTCTCACTCTGAAAGTGAATCATCTCGCATCCGCACACTATTGCAAGGGCTTGAACTCGGGGACCAACGTCCTTCGCAGTTACTCGCGCGCATGCGCTCATTATCTGGATCATCTGTTGGTGAACTATTACTTAAATCGCTCTGGTTGGGCAGGCTGCCCCACAACACTCAATCAATTCTCGCGGCTCTGAACCAAGAACTTAGCCAGTTGGCTACTGTTGCCGACAAGATTCACGAAACGTGCAACCCGCATTCCATTAACGCAGCAAGCGTCGTTAAGCCCAAAACTACATGCGATATGGAGGCACAGATAGCACAGCTATCTAGGCAGCTTAGTGAATTAACAGCGTTGGTTCATCGGCAGAATGATCCCCAAAACCAGCGTAACAAACATGTTAGAAAGCGGAGCAATTCCCAAAGattcaaacaatttaaagaacCAATAAATGGACAGTGTTTTTATCACACCAATTTCggtattaaagcaaaaaaatgcaCCCCACCTTGTTCTTTCCCCCACACATTGGAAAACTAG